Proteins encoded within one genomic window of Mesobacillus subterraneus:
- a CDS encoding YncE family protein, producing the protein MKWIYLIAATTFTVLLSACTFESFEPVQKDSSIISTINIKEMTISFYDMDKEEKLPDWNVDRPYIGGLILPDKDTILLYGKALDTADLYSLSKGKKMESWKTGEGIVNALLVGEGSQIAFADQERDSVRFFDIDGTEEDEVKVEKEPLTLLEAENKLYAISYNQEMLSIVDLENKERLPGFEIHPAAAGALMGREKDELWIGGHGKGSEVEELIHIYDLKDGRLIKEISAPVMPVDFTKNDDDIFVLSHGSNMLYKLAKDGTKKGSLKVGANPFEIDFFTDKLIVAGYDSNELYIIDPESLTIEKTLQVGNGPFQIVTRER; encoded by the coding sequence ATGAAGTGGATTTATTTAATTGCCGCAACGACTTTCACTGTTTTGTTATCTGCCTGTACTTTTGAATCTTTTGAGCCTGTACAAAAAGATTCTTCTATTATATCGACGATAAATATCAAGGAAATGACAATTTCATTCTATGACATGGATAAGGAAGAGAAATTACCTGACTGGAATGTTGACCGCCCGTATATTGGAGGACTTATCCTTCCAGATAAGGATACGATATTGCTTTACGGAAAGGCTTTGGATACTGCAGATTTATATTCGTTAAGCAAAGGGAAGAAAATGGAGTCATGGAAAACTGGAGAGGGAATCGTAAACGCACTGCTAGTCGGAGAGGGCTCCCAAATAGCTTTTGCAGATCAGGAAAGGGATAGTGTTCGCTTTTTTGATATTGATGGAACGGAAGAGGACGAAGTGAAAGTGGAAAAAGAGCCCTTGACACTGCTTGAGGCTGAGAATAAACTCTATGCAATCAGTTATAATCAGGAAATGCTGAGCATAGTTGATTTAGAAAATAAAGAGCGGCTTCCAGGGTTTGAAATCCATCCTGCAGCAGCCGGAGCGTTAATGGGCAGGGAGAAAGATGAGTTATGGATTGGCGGGCACGGAAAAGGATCTGAAGTTGAAGAGCTGATTCACATATATGACCTTAAAGATGGACGTTTAATAAAGGAAATTTCAGCGCCTGTAATGCCCGTGGATTTCACAAAAAATGACGACGATATATTCGTACTTAGCCACGGATCGAATATGCTCTATAAATTGGCAAAGGATGGAACAAAGAAGGGATCCCTAAAGGTGGGGGCGAATCCGTTCGAAATTGATTTCTTCACAGATAAGCTTATTGTTGCTGGGTATGACAGTAACGAATTATATATAATTGACCCGGAAAGTTTAACCATCGAAAAAACACTTCAAGTTGGTAACGGACCATTTCAAATCGTAACGAGGGAGAGATAA
- a CDS encoding winged helix-turn-helix domain-containing protein — protein MLKEKLSRLPSRSLSCLFFLLSTRDRPLAGSSFLNLFGGMDYHGSLRTVDTHIKTLRMKLGTGDYIQTIWGVGYKFEVPAT, from the coding sequence GTGTTGAAGGAGAAATTATCCCGCTTACCCTCAAGGAGTTTGAGTTGCTTGTTTTTTTTGTTAAGCACCAGGGACAGGCCCTTAGCAGGGAGCAGCTTCTTGAATTTGTTTGGGGGGATGGACTACCATGGCAGCCTGAGGACAGTGGACACCCACATCAAGACGTTGAGGATGAAGCTGGGGACTGGAGACTATATACAAACAATTTGGGGTGTAGGGTATAAATTTGAGGTGCCGGCAACATGA
- a CDS encoding sensor histidine kinase, giving the protein MISFSDSLFKKLWLTVTATIFVTVLYSFFLSYLFYEKLYVDIVEESLLEEGNRLASDYTGGPLTHEMKQRVEWYNEKSESEVFLVSNPKELSACLPYSIDYETLIGKEERELLLKGEPVMKSGFEERFGRKILAVAIPLLDNNRLEGIIYLYVPLAKISELTVDFSFLWLIGGVLFIVIAAFLGFKMLHRLTRPLAAMKEAADRVSGGDYSARVNIQSDDEIGQLAKAFNHMSESVQKEDEKKREFLADVSHELRTPISYIKGYSEALETGVIKETAEKNKYLKLINRESGRMVKLVEDLLDLSRLDADEYRLIKNPFPLAQLMEDFIIKYGPALKEKNISLTLDLDPDVIIYGDEGRLEQIFQNIIDNAIRYTGSGGTISINLTKHVYGCKVEIEDSGTGIPEEDINKLTERFYRVNKARSRADGGTGLGLAIVDKLIKLHDGKMEIASELGKGTTIYLYFPAVEL; this is encoded by the coding sequence ATGATTTCTTTTTCTGACAGCCTGTTTAAAAAACTTTGGCTGACGGTTACGGCTACAATTTTTGTCACCGTATTGTATTCATTCTTTTTATCTTATCTTTTCTATGAAAAATTATATGTCGATATAGTTGAAGAATCCCTATTAGAAGAAGGAAACCGTCTTGCCAGCGACTATACAGGAGGTCCATTGACTCATGAAATGAAGCAGCGGGTGGAGTGGTATAATGAAAAATCGGAGTCTGAGGTTTTTCTTGTCAGTAACCCGAAAGAGTTAAGCGCCTGCCTTCCATATTCAATTGATTATGAAACTTTGATTGGGAAGGAAGAGCGAGAACTGCTTTTAAAAGGCGAACCAGTCATGAAATCAGGTTTTGAGGAGAGATTCGGCAGGAAGATTCTTGCTGTGGCCATTCCACTTCTTGATAATAATCGGCTTGAAGGAATTATTTATTTGTATGTTCCCCTCGCTAAAATCTCTGAATTAACCGTTGATTTTTCTTTTTTATGGCTGATTGGCGGTGTATTATTCATAGTTATTGCTGCCTTCCTGGGTTTTAAAATGCTTCACAGGCTAACAAGACCGCTTGCTGCAATGAAAGAGGCAGCCGATAGAGTATCTGGAGGAGATTATTCAGCAAGGGTCAATATTCAGTCAGACGACGAAATCGGTCAGCTTGCAAAAGCCTTCAACCACATGTCAGAGTCTGTGCAGAAAGAGGATGAGAAAAAGAGGGAATTTCTCGCCGATGTTTCTCATGAACTCAGGACACCGATCAGCTATATCAAAGGTTATAGTGAAGCTTTGGAAACTGGTGTGATAAAAGAGACGGCTGAAAAGAATAAATATTTAAAGCTTATCAACAGGGAATCTGGCAGGATGGTAAAGCTTGTTGAGGATTTACTTGATTTATCGAGACTGGACGCGGATGAATACCGCTTAATCAAAAATCCTTTTCCGTTAGCACAGCTTATGGAGGATTTTATAATCAAGTATGGTCCAGCCTTAAAAGAAAAAAATATCAGCTTAACACTTGATCTTGATCCAGATGTCATCATTTACGGAGATGAAGGACGACTTGAACAAATCTTCCAGAACATCATCGACAATGCAATACGCTATACAGGAAGTGGTGGCACCATTTCGATCAACCTTACTAAGCATGTGTATGGCTGTAAAGTTGAAATTGAAGACTCTGGAACAGGAATACCAGAGGAGGATATCAACAAGCTGACTGAACGTTTTTATAGAGTGAATAAGGCGAGATCAAGGGCAGACGGTGGTACTGGCCTTGGTCTGGCAATTGTAGATAAATTAATAAAGCTGCATGATGGTAAAATGGAAATAGCAAGTGAGCTAGGAAAAGGAACGACCATCTATCTCTATTTTCCGGCAGTGGAATTATAG
- a CDS encoding FixH family protein → MKRLLVLLMAVLLSLLAAACAKQEIEEEPQFLEVELTANPEKAQLNEEVTFEAKVTYGTEEVKDADEVKFEIWRSKAEEHEKIVVEHDENGIYRLKKSFNEEGTYYIMSHVTARRMHNMPKIEFVVGSPSEPEEAGDSSEMDMDMNEHDTEANEEEGH, encoded by the coding sequence ATGAAACGTTTGTTGGTTTTATTAATGGCAGTATTGCTAAGTTTGTTAGCGGCTGCTTGTGCAAAACAGGAAATAGAAGAAGAACCGCAATTTTTGGAAGTTGAGCTTACTGCAAATCCTGAAAAAGCTCAATTAAATGAAGAAGTTACTTTCGAGGCTAAAGTTACTTATGGAACAGAAGAAGTTAAGGATGCCGACGAAGTGAAATTCGAAATCTGGCGTTCTAAAGCGGAGGAACATGAAAAGATTGTGGTTGAACATGATGAAAACGGGATTTATCGCTTGAAAAAATCCTTTAATGAAGAAGGGACCTACTATATCATGTCGCACGTAACTGCACGAAGGATGCATAACATGCCAAAGATTGAATTTGTGGTTGGGAGTCCAAGTGAGCCAGAAGAAGCAGGGGATTCCTCTGAAATGGATATGGATATGAATGAACATGATACAGAGGCTAATGAAGAGGAAGGACATTAA
- a CDS encoding CAP domain-containing protein, translating into MNKKMILTAFAAAALFAANPAMDKADASTIQSKVYYYQSGNVSNEQINSILQKYFKNYQFSWKQSQPTNTNVQEPVEKTALTPVQEPVKAPSPSPSPTPTPAPEQAKAPAQEPAAAPVSSAVSAYEQKVVELTNQERAKNGLKPLALDTELSKVAREKSRDMQSKGYFSHTSPTYGSPFDMMKKFGITYRSAGENIAMGQRTPEEVVQAWMNSSGHRANILNSSYTHIGVGHVATGNYWTQMFIGK; encoded by the coding sequence ATGAACAAAAAAATGATTCTTACAGCTTTTGCTGCAGCTGCCTTATTTGCAGCAAATCCTGCCATGGATAAAGCAGATGCATCAACTATACAGTCAAAGGTTTACTACTATCAAAGTGGAAATGTAAGCAATGAACAAATTAATTCTATCTTACAAAAGTATTTTAAGAACTACCAATTCTCATGGAAACAATCACAGCCAACTAATACGAATGTACAGGAGCCTGTTGAAAAAACAGCACTGACACCTGTACAAGAACCTGTAAAAGCACCATCACCATCACCATCACCAACTCCGACACCAGCACCGGAGCAAGCTAAAGCACCCGCTCAAGAGCCTGCTGCAGCACCAGTTTCTTCAGCAGTAAGTGCTTACGAACAAAAAGTGGTAGAGTTGACAAATCAGGAGAGAGCAAAAAATGGTTTAAAACCACTTGCACTTGATACTGAATTAAGCAAAGTAGCTAGGGAAAAATCCCGCGATATGCAAAGCAAAGGCTATTTCAGTCACACTAGCCCAACTTACGGCTCACCTTTCGATATGATGAAAAAGTTTGGAATCACATACCGTTCAGCTGGTGAAAACATTGCAATGGGTCAACGTACACCAGAGGAAGTAGTGCAAGCTTGGATGAATAGTTCCGGCCACCGTGCAAATATCTTAAACTCAAGCTATACACATATCGGTGTAGGCCATGTAGCAACAGGCAACTACTGGACTCAAATGTTCATTGGAAAATAA
- a CDS encoding Hsp20/alpha crystallin family protein, producing MFPWNLLPFDRNTQKKFLEMKPDEVENYVQQMMGKMLQPNMSGMLKPEEWLKGMQQQHAPDPVKPTTGLGAEMFETHDFVFLRIPLKEEAMLKQMKLFYTSNQVIIEHIPDISDKHTLVLPATVKRKGAAANYRDGVLELRLIKIVDMQFAEIDISQ from the coding sequence TTGTTTCCATGGAATCTATTGCCGTTCGACCGAAATACACAGAAGAAGTTCTTGGAGATGAAACCAGATGAAGTTGAAAATTATGTCCAGCAAATGATGGGCAAAATGCTTCAGCCAAATATGTCTGGGATGTTAAAACCTGAAGAATGGCTTAAAGGGATGCAGCAGCAACATGCACCCGATCCAGTCAAACCAACTACCGGATTAGGAGCGGAAATGTTTGAAACTCATGATTTTGTTTTTCTCAGGATACCGCTAAAAGAGGAAGCCATGCTTAAACAAATGAAGCTTTTTTATACTTCCAATCAGGTAATCATTGAACACATTCCTGATATATCAGATAAACACACATTAGTATTGCCAGCAACTGTTAAGCGGAAGGGAGCAGCAGCAAATTATAGGGATGGAGTACTTGAATTAAGGCTTATTAAAATCGTGGATATGCAATTTGCCGAAATCGACATATCACAATAA
- a CDS encoding SDR family oxidoreductase translates to MENKTALITGGATGLGRRTALQLAAEGINVIINYRNSKLQAEQLAAELSEVFNTKNICVQGDITNYEDCEKIVSQALKEFTAIDIVIHNAGPYISDRKKMADYQIHEWTYLINGNLNAVFYLSSLLIPSMRKRKWGRIITVGFDRVESAPGWIYRSAFAAAKSGLASLTKTLALEEAENGITANMVCPGDITGEWKERAISESINARDSSVPVGRPGTGEDISRVISFLANDDSSFITGSVIPITGGKDVLGKALRENL, encoded by the coding sequence GTGGAAAATAAGACGGCTTTGATTACCGGAGGTGCCACCGGATTAGGAAGACGAACAGCACTGCAGCTTGCTGCCGAAGGTATAAACGTAATAATCAATTATCGGAACAGCAAATTACAGGCTGAACAGCTTGCGGCGGAACTATCCGAAGTGTTCAACACAAAAAATATTTGTGTCCAGGGGGATATAACAAATTATGAAGATTGTGAAAAAATTGTTTCCCAGGCGTTGAAGGAATTCACTGCAATTGATATTGTCATTCATAATGCAGGACCATATATTTCCGATAGAAAGAAAATGGCCGATTATCAGATACATGAATGGACTTACTTGATTAACGGCAATTTAAACGCCGTTTTCTATTTATCAAGTTTGCTGATACCTTCTATGAGAAAAAGGAAGTGGGGGAGGATCATTACGGTTGGTTTCGACAGGGTGGAGTCCGCTCCTGGGTGGATTTACAGGTCTGCTTTTGCCGCAGCTAAGTCAGGATTGGCTTCATTGACAAAAACACTTGCGCTGGAAGAGGCGGAAAACGGGATCACAGCCAATATGGTTTGCCCTGGTGACATCACAGGCGAATGGAAAGAAAGAGCAATCAGCGAATCCATAAATGCCAGGGACTCTTCCGTACCCGTAGGCAGACCTGGTACAGGGGAAGATATCTCAAGGGTTATCAGCTTTCTTGCAAATGATGATTCCAGCTTTATTACCGGAAGTGTTATCCCAATTACCGGCGGCAAAGATGTGCTGGGGAAAGCTCTGCGAGAAAACCTTTAG
- a CDS encoding GNAT family N-acetyltransferase yields MLKKRDLHDCHELFELMAHPEVFPFVRQKAHSYEEFVFITKQTIEAEEQGELISRTILDEWGSPIGTINLFDIQEGAGFLGTWLGKPFHGKGYNTLAKDAFFQELFYDIGIETIFMRIRKVNIRSIKAAEKLPYVVKANETRKHIYEQLNANGEIYDLYEIPKDQYTLFLKRTGVQEEEAAQLLEA; encoded by the coding sequence ATGCTCAAGAAACGCGATCTTCATGATTGCCATGAATTATTTGAGCTGATGGCGCATCCGGAGGTCTTCCCTTTTGTGCGCCAAAAGGCACATTCATATGAAGAATTCGTATTTATTACAAAGCAAACGATTGAAGCGGAAGAACAAGGAGAATTAATCTCCAGGACCATCCTTGACGAGTGGGGATCACCAATTGGGACGATCAATTTATTTGATATTCAAGAAGGAGCCGGCTTTTTAGGTACCTGGCTGGGGAAACCTTTCCATGGCAAAGGATACAATACCTTGGCTAAGGATGCTTTCTTCCAGGAATTATTTTATGATATTGGGATTGAGACCATTTTCATGCGTATTAGGAAGGTAAATATCCGTTCAATCAAAGCTGCAGAAAAGCTGCCTTATGTGGTGAAGGCAAACGAAACCCGAAAGCACATCTATGAGCAGTTAAATGCTAATGGAGAGATATACGATCTGTATGAAATTCCTAAAGATCAATATACTCTATTCCTAAAAAGGACTGGTGTCCAAGAAGAGGAAGCAGCCCAATTGCTGGAAGCATAA
- a CDS encoding amidohydrolase, producing the protein MNEILLKNAKVMPITSEPRPNCDVLIKEGKIIKIEAEMTIQPGYEVIDCKNNFLLPGFIDVHTHLGLYDEGTGWAGNDANETIEPMSPHVRAIDGVYPLDPAFSDALKYGITTAHVMPGSANVIGGTTSVIKTAGKNVKNMIIQETAGLKIALGENPKRIHSMGNKDSITRMGIMGMLREAFYEAMNAENHESLRVKPIIKALNREIPVRIHAHRADDIMSAIRFAEEFNLDLRIEHCTEGHLIAEELSGLNLKVSVGPTLTRRSKVELKNKSWKTYQELTDHGVEVSVTTDHPYTPIQYLNLCAAIAVREGLTEQKALEGITILPARNLRVDDRVGSIEPGKDADLVLWNHHPFHFNAKPIWTMINGKVVYRI; encoded by the coding sequence ATGAACGAGATTTTACTTAAGAACGCCAAAGTAATGCCAATCACCTCTGAGCCGAGACCAAATTGTGATGTTCTCATAAAGGAAGGAAAAATAATAAAAATTGAAGCTGAAATGACGATTCAACCTGGGTATGAGGTTATTGATTGTAAAAATAATTTTTTGCTCCCAGGCTTCATAGATGTCCATACTCACCTCGGTCTTTATGATGAAGGTACAGGATGGGCTGGCAATGATGCCAACGAAACAATAGAGCCGATGAGTCCCCATGTCAGGGCAATTGACGGGGTTTACCCTCTCGATCCTGCATTTAGCGATGCCCTTAAATATGGTATAACTACTGCACATGTTATGCCAGGAAGCGCGAATGTTATCGGAGGAACGACATCTGTCATTAAAACCGCTGGAAAAAATGTTAAGAATATGATCATCCAGGAAACAGCAGGACTAAAAATTGCCCTCGGTGAAAACCCGAAACGGATTCACAGTATGGGGAATAAAGATTCCATTACACGCATGGGAATCATGGGAATGCTGAGGGAAGCTTTTTACGAGGCGATGAATGCTGAAAATCATGAGTCCCTTCGAGTTAAACCGATCATTAAAGCATTGAACCGGGAAATACCTGTAAGAATTCACGCCCATAGAGCAGATGATATTATGTCTGCGATCAGATTTGCCGAGGAATTCAATCTGGATTTACGCATTGAGCACTGTACCGAAGGTCATTTGATTGCAGAAGAATTGTCTGGCCTGAATTTAAAAGTATCAGTAGGTCCAACACTCACCCGCCGTTCGAAAGTGGAGCTTAAGAATAAGAGTTGGAAAACTTATCAGGAACTGACTGACCATGGGGTTGAAGTATCAGTGACGACTGATCACCCATACACCCCAATCCAATATTTAAATCTTTGTGCGGCTATCGCGGTGAGGGAAGGATTAACGGAACAAAAAGCACTCGAGGGGATCACAATTTTGCCAGCAAGGAACCTGCGGGTTGATGACCGTGTCGGCAGCATCGAGCCTGGAAAAGATGCTGATTTAGTTCTTTGGAATCACCATCCATTCCACTTTAATGCAAAGCCCATATGGACAATGATTAATGGCAAAGTCGTTTATCGGATTTAG